The genomic DNA GTTGCGTCAATAAATAACATTTACAAGTCCGTAGGAACCTGCTACCTATGGCGGCGGCATGGTTCCTATCCGTGACATTCGAGACAAGTTGATGCGAATCTGGCCCCACCTCAACGAGAGATCCCGCCGTATGTTAGCCGCGACCGAGGCGTTGGAACTAGGCTACGGGGGCGTGTCGGTAGTCAGCCGCGTGTGCGGACTATCGAGGGTGACCATCACTAAAGGGATCAGCGAGCTGTCAGCGCCGCCTTTGCCGGAGGCACGCATTCGGCGAGCGGGGGGAGGACGTTTGAACTTGGTGGTCCGCGACCCCAAACTTCCAGAGGTTTTAGACTTGCTCGTTGAACCGCTCAGCCGAGGCGATCCGGAGTCACCGTTGCGCTGGACCTGCAAAAGCACGCGCACGCTGGCGGGCGAACTGACCGG from Verrucomicrobiia bacterium includes the following:
- a CDS encoding ISAzo13 family transposase; its protein translation is MVPIRDIRDKLMRIWPHLNERSRRMLAATEALELGYGGVSVVSRVCGLSRVTITKGISELSAPPLPEARIRRAGGGRLNLVVRDPKLPEVLDLLVEPLSRGDPESPLRWTCKSTRTLAGELTG